A genomic stretch from Mastacembelus armatus chromosome 7, fMasArm1.2, whole genome shotgun sequence includes:
- the LOC113145713 gene encoding transmembrane protein 198-like: MMAVTVVYVTEEPGADLTEVDLCALKIDMKNELIPSIVCSVCLSFSLIYCFFGYRCFKMVMFFSGFMFGTAAVLLLYHKEPVLDTQLGMGTKAGIGLGVGVLCGLMTMLVSTAGLVVSGLQLGSLLSLAILMVIGQFHSLSPVWVPLSAILAASIATAVFTLHWQKLFSIIYTSVFGATTVMLCVDYLVGTFMLPNQLYDMFYQGALHPFCWFNWAITGIWIVLSLMGVLVQWRFTAKRISHIEAAQMKQKKYNKKYRYRESRRKHQPYRRRKPPPLKRYAGDVLAPSYLQSLQERQMGTGSSTSSVSTITHTLIDFDFETGSMVPLTAASPVFTV; encoded by the exons ATGATGGCAGTCACTGTGGTCTATGTAACCGAGGAGCCAGGAGCTGACTTAACTGAAGTGGACTTATGTGCCCTTAAGATTGATATGAAGAATGAACTCATCCCATCTATCGTCTGCTCTGTATGCCTTTCATTCAGCCTCATCTACTGCTTTTTTG GATACCGTTGCTTCAAGATGGTCATGTTCTTCTCTGGCTTCATGTTTGGCACTGCAGCTGTGCTCCTGTTGTACCACAAGGAGCCTGTGTTGGACACCCAGCTGGGAATGGGGACAAAAGCAGGGATCGGCTTGGGTGTGGGTGTGCTCTGCGGTCTGATGACCATGCTGGTGTCCACAGCGGGGCTCGTCGTCAGCGGCCTTCAGTTGGGGAGTCTGCTCTCACTTGCCATCCTGATGGTGATTGGACAGTTTCACAGCCTCAGTCCTGTGTGGGTGCCCCTCAGTGCCATACTGGCTGCCAGTATTGCCACTGCTGTCTTCACACTTCACTGGCAGAAACTGTTCAGCATCATCTACACATCTGTGTTTGGAGCTACCACTGTAATGCTATGTGTGGATTACCTCGTGGGGACGTTTATGCTGCCCAATCAGCTCTATGATATGTTTTATCAAGGTGCCCTACATCCATTCTGCTGGTTCAACTGGGCGATCACCGGGATATGGATTGTTTTGAGCCTGATGGGTGTGTTGGTGCAGTGGAGGTTTACTGCTAAAAGAATATCACACATCGAAG CTgcacaaatgaaacagaagaaatataACAAGAAGTACAGATACAGAGAGTCAAGGAGAAAACATCAACCTTATCGTCGACGCAAGCCTCCACCCCTGAAACGCTACGCTGGGGATGTCCTGGCACCG AGTTATCTCCAAAGCCTTCAGGAGCGGCAGATGGGAACAGGCTCCTCCACCAGCAGCGTCAGCACTATTACACACACTTTaattgactttgactttgagaCAGGCTCCATGGTGCCTCTCACTGCTGCCTCCCCTGTCTTTACAGTCTGA
- the LOC113145712 gene encoding matrix metalloproteinase-19-like — MIMGKDPNLKMEYRQALIVLLVLMTTASSIALNREELTEAVVYLRKYGYLHIPLDSKGQNYSHEEIVEALRTFQKATNLQISGKLNSVTLAMMNKPRCGLEDNFNTKSLKYRVMGYWRKKMLTYRIYTYTPDLGQGKTRLAIQSAFKYWSDVSPLKFRELHRGRADIKISFHRKDKTCPVPFDGRGHVLAHADAPESGLVHFDEDELWTEGKTHGFNLRIVAAHEIGHALGLGHSQYYSALMGPLYNGYRSDFKLHPDDIRGIQALYGKPENTPPSRNPSQSVPGRVPVNPCKAILDAVMLDSLYKTYVFSGEYVWTMSSSGYNTPVLISALWKELPGSLSAAVHSQRTGKSYFLKEDKIWRYTGFKLDHGFPRRLTNIPANIDSAMYFTKTKKILFLKGSGYWQWDEIGPTDFSLYPRPIGRLFHGAPSNTDAALTWTNGHIYMFKGNQYWRVNPHHHTVEKAYPLNTASHWMQCDD; from the exons ATGATAATGGGAAAAGACCCAAACCTGAAAATGGAATATAGACAGGCATTAATTGTGCTTCTTGTCTTGATGACGACAGCTTCATCTATTGCCCTGAACAGAGAAGAATTGACTGAAGCTGTG GTGTATTTAAGGAAGTATGGCTATCTGCACATCCCACTGGACAGTAAAGGCCAAAACTATTCACATGAGGAAATAGTGGAGGCCTTAAG AACCTTTCAGAAAGCAACAAACCTACAAATATCAGGAAAACTAAATTCAGTCACTCTGGCAATGATGAACAAACCTCGGTGTGGTCTCGAAGACAATTTCAATACCAAATCTCTCAAATATCGAGTCATGG GTTACTGGCGTAAGAAGATGTTGACTTACCGCATCTATACTTACACTCCTGACTTGGGTCAGGGAAAAACCCGTTTGGCCATCCAGAGTGCGTTCAAGTACTGGAGTGACGTGTCACCTTTAAAGTTCAGGGAGTTGCACCGTGGTAGAGCAGACATCAAAATCTCCTTTCACAGAAAAGATAAGACATGTCCAGTGCCCTTTGATGGGCGAG GCCATGTTTTAGCCCACGCTGATGCCCCTGAGTCAGGCCTTGTGCATTTTGATGAAGATGAACTATGGACAGAGGGGAAGACTCACGGCTTCAACCTCAGGATTGTAGCAGCCCATGAGATCGGTCATGCTCTTGGTCTGGGCCACTCCCAGTACTACAGTGCACTCATGGGACCTTTATATAATGGATACCGCTCCGATTTCAAGCTGCATCCAGATGACATAAGAGGGATACAGGCCTTATATG GGAAGCCAGAGAATACGCCTCCATCCAGAAATCCGAGTCAGTCAGTGCCAGGACGAGTTCCTGTCAATCCTTGCAAGGCCATACTGGATGCAGTTATGTTGG ATTCTTTGTATAAGACGTATGTTTTCAGTGGTGAGTATGTGTGGACAATGTCCAGCTCTGGATACAACACTCCTGTACTCATCTCTGCACTGTGGAAAGAGCTGCCAGGGAGCCTCAGTGCAGCTGTTCATTCTCAGAGGACTGGCAAATCCTACTTTCTGAAAG AAGACAAAATATGGAGATACACAGGCTTCAAACTTGACCATGGCTTTCCCAGACGTTTGACCAATATTCCTGCTAACATAGACTCAGCCATGTACTtcaccaaaaccaaaaaaattcTATTTCTCAAA GGCTCTGGATACTGGCAATGGGATGAAATTGGACCGACAGACTTCAGTTTATATCCCAGACCTATTGGGCGACTCTTCCATGGGGCACCCAGCAATACTGATGCTGCGTTAACATGGACAAATGGCCACATATACATGTTTAAAGGCAATCAGTACTGGCGGGTAAACCCGCACCATCACACAGTGGAGAAGGCCTATCCTTTAAACACTGCCTCACATTGGATGCAGTGTGATGACTGA
- the pym1 gene encoding partner of Y14 and mago, with protein MATPYVTDESGKYIAATQRPDGTWRKPRRVKDGYVPQEEVPVYENKYVKFFKSKPDLPPGLSPSDAAQPKQQQQQQQQQKIPGVESETAGLSKSAKRNMKRKEKRKQQQLQGQDGDADVELVSDGVENVSISEGRESSNKTAVAVSASSPDDSLAAAAAAAEKAKKIKNLKKKLRQVEELQQKVDSGEIKEPTKDQLEKLGRAKALQDELQQLEHNS; from the exons ATGGCAACCCCCTATGTCACAGATGAATCTG GGAAGTATATTGCTGCCACTCAACGACCTGATGGAACATGGAGGAAACCGAGGCGGGTGAAGGATGGTTATGTCCCCCAGGAGGAAGTCCCAGT CTATGAAAACAAGTATGTGAAGTTTTTCAAAAGCAAACCAGACCTGCCACCTGGCCTGAGCCCATCTGATGCAGCTCAacccaagcagcagcagcagcaacagcagcagcagaagatcCCCGGTGTGGAAAGTGAGACAGCTGGTCTCTCAAAGTCAGCCAAACGCAACATGAAACGTAAAGAAAAACGAAAACAGCAACAGCTCCAGGGTCAGGACGGAGATGCGGATGTAGAATTGGTGAGCGATGGAGTTGAGAATGTGTCTATTTCCGAGGGCAGAGAATCTTCAAACAAGACGGCGGTGGCGGTTTCTGCCTCATCCCCTGACGATTccttagcagcagcagcagcagcagctgaaaaggCCAAGAAGataaaaaacctgaaaaagaaGCTGCGACAAGTCGAAGAATTGCAGCAGAAAGTGGACTCAGGGGAAATAAAAGAGCCCACAAAGGATCAGCTGGAAAAGCTGGGTCGGGCAAAGGCCTTACAAGATGAGTTACAGCAGCTTGAGCATAATTCTTGA